The DNA sequence CTTTTCTAATGAAATAAAAGTATTCTTCCTGTATTTTTATTTTATGACATTTTTCTACAAATTAGAAATTGATTCTTTCTATTATAATCATTATATTTTTCAATGATTATAATATTTACATACTAATAATACTCTACTTATCATTTTATAAATTTTCACTTTATCTTATATATTTACCCAAATTTATAAGATTATAAATAAAAAAAGCGCTCTTTTTAATTTATTAAAAAGATCGCTTTTAAACTATTTTTTATAAACTCCCCAGAAAGTTTCAATTGTTTCATCTGTTGGAGGCTTTGTAATTTTAGACACTATAATAAAAGAAATTAGTGATATTAATAAAGGAAGAACTATAGTGTGCATTCCAAATGGTCTTGGCCAAACATAGCTAAATAATATATATGTTGAAATACCACTTACTATAGATGCTATAGCACCACTTGCATTTGCTCTTTTCCAATATAGACCTAAGACAATTGGCCATAAAAATGTAGCTATTATTCCTGCATTTGCGTATAAATTTAACCATACTATTAAATCTGGTGGTTTTATAGCTACAATATATATAATTATACCTAAAACTGTTGTAACTAATAAACTTATAGTAGCAGTTTTTTTAGCATCTTTTTTTATTTTAGGATTTATATAGTTAGTATATATATCATTTACTATAGAACCAGAAGCAACTAATAATTGAGAATCTACAGTTGACATTATTGAAGCTAGTGGCCCTGCTAAAACTATTCCTGCTATTATAGGAGGAAATAATTGAGTAGTTATAGTTGGAATAACTAAATCTCCAGATTCAATTCCCGTAACTAAAGTTCTAGAAAAAGCACCTACTAAATGCATTCCTAAAAGTAATACCATAGATACTATAGTTCCATATTTTATTCCATCATGTAAACTCTTAGTATCTTTATAGCTCATTGCCCTTTGAGATACAGATGGTATCCCAACCACCGCAAAGCCAACTAAAATCCAAAAAGAGGTTACCCATGCCATACTCATCTGACCTGGAGTTACCCCAAAAGGTGTAATAAGCCCTTCATTTATATTTTGCATATTATTTACAATGCTCTCTACTCCTCCACCGGCTATTAATGTTCCTATAAATATAGCAATGGTTGCAATAGTCATTATTACCCCTTGTATTGCGTCTGATATAGTTACAGCTCTAAATCCACCTATTACTGTATGTACAATTACTGTTATTCCAAAAGCCGTAAGAGCTAATTTATAATCTATTCCAATAGCTCCTTGTAAAAGTCTTGCAGCTCCTACCCATTGTGCTGCCATAGCTGCTATAAAAAATACTACTATAGATATAGATGTTAATATAACAACTGAATCGGACTTATATCTTTCTCTTAAAAAATCAGTTATTGTTACTGCATTTATTTTTCTAGCTATAATTGCAAATTTTTTACCAAGTACTGCAAGAGTAAAATAACCTGTTGGCATTTGAGCCATAGCTAAAAATACCCATCCCAATCCTTGAGTATAGGCAGTTCCAGGTCCTCCAATAAAACTTCCTGCACTTAAGTAAGTTGTAACCAATGTCATAGCTAAAACAAATCCACCTAAATCTCTTCCGCCAGTCATATATTCATCCATAAATCCTTTTTCCCCGGCAGCTTTATTTTTAGCTCTATTTACAAATTTCATTGAATAAAAACCTACTACAAACACAACTATAAAGTATATTATAATAGGAATTAAAACTTGAAAGTTTACAGATTTCATTATTTATATTCCTTTCTATATTCTTTTAACTCATCCTCACTTAATCCATCTAATGACATATTTTTAAAAAATTTATTTATCATTATAACGGTTAATATAGAAAACAGTATTCCTCCTACTATACAACTCATAAAAAACCATGCTGGAAAACCAAACATATATGTATATTCTGATACTGGTTTTGATCCTAAACCATAGCCAAACCCGAACCACCATATTAAATTGACTATTCCTAGGACTAATCCCATTATAGCCTCTTTATTGCATTGTTTATATCTAGGATCTTCTTCAAACTCTTTTCCTTTTTTCGTCATATAGTATATCTCCTTTACTCATATTTACTTATTTAATATGTCCAAAATAAACTTTTCCTATTTTAGAAAATTATTCAAGTATACAATATACATTAAAAATATACCTCATCCGTAAGAATATGTCTATAAAATCTTAAAATTTCTCTAAATTCATATTAAAATTAAACATAAAAAAACTTGCAAAATTTTAATTTTG is a window from the Paraclostridium sordellii genome containing:
- the panF gene encoding sodium/pantothenate symporter, which gives rise to MKSVNFQVLIPIIIYFIVVFVVGFYSMKFVNRAKNKAAGEKGFMDEYMTGGRDLGGFVLAMTLVTTYLSAGSFIGGPGTAYTQGLGWVFLAMAQMPTGYFTLAVLGKKFAIIARKINAVTITDFLRERYKSDSVVILTSISIVVFFIAAMAAQWVGAARLLQGAIGIDYKLALTAFGITVIVHTVIGGFRAVTISDAIQGVIMTIATIAIFIGTLIAGGGVESIVNNMQNINEGLITPFGVTPGQMSMAWVTSFWILVGFAVVGIPSVSQRAMSYKDTKSLHDGIKYGTIVSMVLLLGMHLVGAFSRTLVTGIESGDLVIPTITTQLFPPIIAGIVLAGPLASIMSTVDSQLLVASGSIVNDIYTNYINPKIKKDAKKTATISLLVTTVLGIIIYIVAIKPPDLIVWLNLYANAGIIATFLWPIVLGLYWKRANASGAIASIVSGISTYILFSYVWPRPFGMHTIVLPLLISLISFIIVSKITKPPTDETIETFWGVYKK
- a CDS encoding YhdT family protein produces the protein MTKKGKEFEEDPRYKQCNKEAIMGLVLGIVNLIWWFGFGYGLGSKPVSEYTYMFGFPAWFFMSCIVGGILFSILTVIMINKFFKNMSLDGLSEDELKEYRKEYK